One genomic window of Luteitalea pratensis includes the following:
- a CDS encoding IlvD/Edd family dehydratase has product MAEQKKGARRSTAWFSGIDRNTFIHRSWMKNQGHPDHVFDGRPIIGICNTWSELTPCNAHLRDLAEHVKHGVYEAGGFPLEFPVMSLGETQLRPTAMLFRNLASMDVEESIRGNPLDGVVLLVGCDKTTPACVMGAASVDLPTIVLSGGPMLNGKFRGHDIGSGTHVWKFSEEVRCGNMSPEDFRDAEAGMSRSAGHCMTMGTASTMACLVEALGLALPTNAAIPAVDARRSRLAHLVGNRIVAMVEADLKPSQVLTRKAFENAVRAVNAVGGSTNAVIHLLAIAGRVGIEFSLEDWDRLGREVSCLVDLMPSGRFLMEDFYYAGGLPAVLRELGDLVHRDAITVTGRTMGELIADAPCYNEEVIRRRTNPVVPDSGIAVLTGNLSPDGAIIKPAAASPHLLRHTGRAMVFEDIDDFYARIDAPDLDVDANSVLVLKLCGPRGYPGMPEVGNMPLPPRLLREGVTDMVRISDARMSGTAYGTVVLHVAPEAAVGGPLALVTTGDLIELDVPARRLSLLVDDEELARRRAAWQPPPPIVDRGYVKLYVEHVTQANEGADLDFLKGGSGAAVPRHSH; this is encoded by the coding sequence ATGGCAGAGCAGAAGAAGGGCGCGCGCCGCAGCACGGCGTGGTTCAGCGGCATCGACCGCAACACGTTCATCCACCGCAGCTGGATGAAGAACCAGGGACATCCCGACCACGTCTTCGACGGGCGTCCGATCATTGGCATCTGCAACACCTGGTCGGAGCTGACGCCATGCAACGCGCACCTGCGTGACCTGGCCGAGCACGTCAAGCACGGCGTTTACGAAGCCGGCGGCTTTCCGCTCGAGTTCCCGGTCATGTCGCTCGGCGAGACGCAGTTGCGGCCCACCGCGATGCTCTTCCGTAACCTCGCGAGCATGGACGTCGAGGAATCGATCCGCGGCAACCCGCTCGACGGCGTCGTGCTGCTCGTCGGCTGCGACAAGACGACACCGGCGTGCGTGATGGGCGCGGCGAGCGTGGACCTGCCGACCATCGTGCTGTCGGGCGGTCCGATGCTGAACGGCAAGTTCCGCGGCCACGACATCGGCTCGGGCACCCACGTCTGGAAGTTCAGCGAGGAGGTCCGCTGCGGGAACATGTCGCCGGAGGACTTCCGCGATGCCGAAGCCGGCATGAGCCGCTCGGCCGGCCACTGCATGACCATGGGCACGGCGTCGACGATGGCGTGCCTGGTGGAAGCGCTCGGCCTGGCGTTGCCGACCAACGCCGCGATCCCCGCCGTCGATGCGCGTCGATCCAGGCTCGCCCACCTTGTGGGCAATCGCATCGTCGCGATGGTGGAGGCGGATCTCAAGCCGTCACAGGTGCTCACGCGCAAGGCATTCGAGAACGCGGTGCGTGCCGTCAACGCCGTCGGTGGCTCGACCAATGCAGTGATTCACCTGCTGGCGATCGCGGGGCGTGTCGGCATCGAGTTCTCGCTCGAGGACTGGGATCGCCTCGGCCGCGAGGTGTCGTGCCTCGTGGATCTGATGCCATCCGGCCGCTTCCTGATGGAGGACTTCTACTATGCGGGCGGTCTGCCCGCCGTTCTGCGCGAACTCGGCGACCTCGTTCACCGCGACGCGATCACCGTGACCGGTCGGACGATGGGCGAACTCATCGCGGATGCCCCCTGTTACAACGAGGAGGTCATCAGGCGACGGACCAATCCCGTGGTGCCCGACAGCGGCATCGCGGTGCTGACCGGCAACCTCAGCCCGGACGGCGCGATCATCAAGCCGGCGGCGGCCAGTCCGCACTTGCTGCGGCACACCGGCCGCGCGATGGTGTTCGAGGACATCGACGACTTCTACGCGCGCATCGACGCGCCGGATCTCGACGTGGACGCCAACAGCGTGCTGGTGTTGAAGCTGTGCGGGCCCCGCGGCTACCCCGGCATGCCGGAAGTCGGCAACATGCCGCTGCCGCCGAGGTTGCTGCGCGAGGGCGTCACGGACATGGTCCGCATCTCGGATGCGCGGATGTCGGGCACCGCGTACGGCACCGTCGTCCTCCACGTCGCGCCCGAAGCGGCGGTCGGAGGTCCTCTCGCGCTCGTCACGACCGGTGACCTGATCGAACTCGACGTCCCGGCCCGCCGACTGTCGTTGCTCGTGGACGACGAGGAACTCGCGCGCCGGCGGGCGGCCTGGCAACCGCCGCCGCCGATCGTCGACCGCGGTTACGTGAAGCTGTACGTGGAGCACGTGACCCAGGCCAACGAAGGCGCCGACCTCGACTTCCTGAAGGGCGGCAGCGGAGCAGCCGTGCCGAGGCACTCCCATTAG
- a CDS encoding NAD-dependent malic enzyme codes for MTSPASPADLSAWGAPRQPRGAALLTDPLLNKGTAFTERERDALGLRGLLPPRVFTLEEQAQRSLASVGRKPDALEKYIYLANLQNRNEILFYRLVMDNIEEMVPLIYTPTVGQACLEYGAIYRRPRGLFLTLRDRGRIAEVLHHWPLQGVRLIVVTDGERILGLGDLGALGMGIPVGKLSLYTACAGVHPSYTLPITLDVGSDNQELLDGPVYIGLRQKRARGAEYDAFIEEFVTAVRTVFPKALLQWEDFGNTNAFRLLGRYRKQLPSFNDDIQGTAAVALAGVMATLRVTGGTLAQQRLLFLGAGEAGTGIADLYVAAAMSEGLSETEARARCWFVDSKGLVVKARDGELADHKRPYAHEHPFIATLGEAVRTLKPTALIGVSGMPQTFTQPIVEQMAGLNQRPVVFALSNPTSKAECTAEQAYAWSDGRAIFASGSPFPEVSFKGRRHVPGQGNNIYIFPGVGLGALASESREVTDAMFLAAARTLAAMVDPADLELGRVYPALTKIRDVSLRIAAAVAAEAHDLGLAQAARPDDLVADIRARMFEPVYREYA; via the coding sequence ATGACGAGTCCCGCCTCGCCGGCCGACCTGTCCGCGTGGGGCGCCCCTCGGCAGCCCCGCGGCGCAGCGCTCCTGACCGATCCGCTCCTGAACAAGGGCACCGCGTTCACCGAACGCGAACGCGACGCGCTCGGCCTGCGTGGCCTGCTGCCGCCGCGAGTGTTCACCTTGGAGGAACAGGCGCAGCGGAGTCTCGCCTCCGTCGGTCGCAAGCCGGACGCGCTCGAGAAGTACATCTACCTGGCCAACCTCCAGAACCGGAACGAGATCCTGTTCTACCGGCTCGTGATGGACAACATCGAGGAAATGGTCCCGCTGATTTACACGCCCACCGTCGGGCAGGCCTGCCTCGAGTACGGCGCCATCTACCGGCGGCCGCGCGGGCTGTTCCTCACGCTCCGTGATCGCGGCCGCATCGCCGAAGTGCTGCACCACTGGCCCCTCCAGGGCGTCCGTCTCATCGTCGTCACCGACGGCGAGCGCATCCTCGGGCTCGGGGATCTCGGCGCGCTGGGCATGGGCATCCCGGTCGGCAAGCTCTCGCTGTACACGGCCTGCGCCGGCGTGCATCCGTCGTACACGCTGCCCATCACGCTCGACGTCGGCAGCGACAACCAGGAACTGCTCGACGGTCCGGTCTACATCGGCCTGCGGCAGAAGCGCGCGCGCGGAGCGGAGTACGACGCGTTCATCGAGGAGTTCGTGACGGCCGTGCGCACGGTGTTCCCGAAGGCGCTGCTGCAGTGGGAGGACTTCGGCAACACCAATGCGTTCCGGCTGCTCGGGCGGTATCGCAAGCAGTTGCCCAGTTTCAACGACGACATCCAGGGCACCGCGGCGGTGGCCCTCGCCGGCGTGATGGCGACGCTGCGGGTGACCGGCGGTACGCTCGCGCAGCAGCGGCTGCTGTTCCTCGGCGCGGGTGAAGCGGGGACGGGCATCGCTGATCTCTATGTCGCCGCGGCGATGTCGGAAGGCCTGAGCGAAACCGAGGCGCGGGCACGGTGCTGGTTCGTGGATTCGAAGGGCCTCGTGGTGAAGGCGCGCGACGGCGAGCTCGCCGACCACAAGCGCCCGTACGCGCACGAGCATCCGTTCATCGCGACGCTGGGCGAGGCCGTTCGGACGCTGAAACCCACGGCGCTCATCGGCGTATCCGGCATGCCCCAGACATTCACCCAGCCCATCGTCGAGCAGATGGCCGGGCTCAACCAGCGCCCGGTCGTGTTCGCGCTTTCCAACCCGACGTCCAAGGCGGAGTGCACCGCCGAACAGGCCTATGCATGGTCGGACGGGCGGGCGATCTTCGCGTCGGGAAGCCCGTTCCCCGAAGTGTCGTTCAAGGGACGACGCCACGTGCCCGGCCAGGGCAACAACATCTACATCTTCCCGGGCGTCGGGCTCGGCGCACTTGCCAGCGAGTCGCGCGAGGTCACCGACGCGATGTTCCTCGCGGCGGCCCGCACGCTCGCGGCCATGGTGGATCCCGCCGACCTCGAGCTCGGTCGCGTCTACCCCGCGCTCACGAAAATCCGCGACGTGTCGCTGCGCATCGCGGCGGCGGTCGCGGCCGAGGCCCACGACCTCGGACTGGCGCAGGCCGCGCGTCCGGACGACCTCGTCGCCGACATCCGCGCGCGCATGTTCGAGCCCGTGTACCGTGAGTACGCGTAG
- a CDS encoding alpha-amylase family protein produces MTDRREFLQLSAAAMAAAALPFSTHAAETSGTGWYDKPMRWAQLTLVEDDPGKYDPQFWIDYFKRTHSDATCLSAGGCVAYYPTKVPFHHRSRFLGDRDSFGELVAGCRTLGMNVIARTDPHAAHQDVHDAHPDWIAVDAQGRRRKHWADPELWVTCALGPYNFEFMTEVTREIVSLYKVDGIFSNRWSGSGMCFCEHCQANFRTFSGLDLPRTSNPQDRSRRQYIVWHQQRLFELWRLWDGEIKKINPAASYIANAGGGALSGLDMKTIGELAPTLFADRQARRGVMPPWSNGKNGKEYTATMGRKAIGGIFSMGVEEPYRWKDSVQHSEEIRLWAVDGIAHNLRPWFTKFNGKVVDARWMKAVEDIYVWHWRNERYLRNEQSLARVAMVYSQQTASYYGGDRAQARVEDHALGFYHALVQARIPFDMVHDHLLDAAHVGRYRALILPNIAALSEAQCRQLRDFVDSGGSIVATHETSLYDEWGVRRADFGLASVFGASLAGKLDADVHNSYLNIDKDSSGRFHPLVHGLEDAGRIINGVQWLHTRPAQAGYASPLTLLPSFPDLPMESVYPRVAHTDVPGVYAREEGRGRAVYFPFDIDRTFWEVLSPDHGLLLRNAVRWACNEDQPLVVEGKGVLDVSLWMQKDSIAAHLVNLTNPMMMKGPVQEVIPSPPQKVRIQVPAGRRVRKVSLLVSDTPARADISGQTVTLELASVDLHEVIALDLD; encoded by the coding sequence ATGACGGACCGACGCGAGTTCCTGCAGTTGTCGGCCGCGGCGATGGCCGCGGCTGCGCTTCCATTCTCCACGCATGCGGCCGAGACGTCGGGCACCGGCTGGTACGACAAGCCGATGCGATGGGCACAGTTGACGCTCGTCGAGGACGACCCCGGCAAGTACGACCCGCAATTCTGGATCGATTACTTCAAGCGCACTCACTCCGACGCGACCTGCCTGTCGGCCGGCGGGTGCGTGGCCTACTACCCGACGAAGGTCCCGTTCCACCATCGCAGCAGGTTCCTTGGCGATCGCGACTCGTTCGGTGAGCTCGTTGCCGGCTGTCGCACGCTCGGGATGAACGTCATCGCGCGTACCGATCCACACGCCGCTCATCAGGACGTCCACGACGCGCATCCAGACTGGATCGCCGTGGACGCTCAGGGGCGCAGGCGCAAGCACTGGGCGGATCCGGAGCTCTGGGTCACCTGTGCGCTCGGCCCCTACAACTTCGAGTTCATGACCGAGGTCACCAGGGAAATCGTCTCGCTCTACAAGGTCGACGGCATCTTCAGCAACCGCTGGTCCGGCTCGGGCATGTGTTTTTGTGAACACTGCCAGGCGAACTTCAGGACGTTCTCCGGGCTCGATCTGCCGCGTACATCGAATCCTCAGGATCGGTCGCGCCGGCAGTACATCGTGTGGCACCAGCAGCGGCTCTTCGAGCTATGGCGATTGTGGGACGGCGAGATCAAGAAGATCAACCCCGCCGCCAGCTACATCGCCAACGCCGGCGGCGGCGCGCTGAGCGGCCTGGACATGAAGACCATCGGCGAACTCGCACCGACACTGTTCGCCGACCGCCAGGCACGGCGCGGTGTCATGCCGCCCTGGTCGAACGGGAAGAACGGCAAGGAGTACACGGCCACCATGGGCCGCAAGGCCATCGGCGGCATCTTCAGCATGGGCGTCGAGGAGCCCTACCGCTGGAAGGACTCGGTGCAGCACAGCGAGGAGATACGGCTGTGGGCCGTCGACGGCATCGCCCACAATCTCCGGCCATGGTTCACCAAGTTCAACGGCAAGGTCGTGGACGCGCGCTGGATGAAAGCCGTCGAGGACATCTACGTCTGGCACTGGCGCAACGAGCGGTATCTGCGCAACGAGCAGTCGCTGGCGCGTGTGGCGATGGTGTACTCGCAGCAGACCGCGTCCTACTACGGTGGCGACCGTGCCCAGGCCAGAGTCGAGGATCACGCGCTGGGCTTCTATCATGCCCTGGTCCAGGCGCGGATCCCGTTCGACATGGTGCACGACCATCTGCTCGACGCCGCGCACGTTGGCCGATACCGGGCACTCATCCTGCCCAACATCGCCGCCCTTTCGGAGGCGCAGTGCCGCCAGCTCAGAGACTTCGTCGACAGCGGCGGCAGCATCGTTGCCACGCACGAGACATCGCTCTACGACGAGTGGGGCGTCCGCCGCGCCGACTTCGGCCTGGCGTCCGTGTTCGGCGCATCGTTGGCCGGCAAGCTCGATGCCGACGTCCACAACTCGTACCTGAACATCGACAAGGATTCCTCCGGTCGCTTCCATCCGCTGGTCCACGGACTCGAGGACGCAGGACGCATCATCAACGGCGTGCAATGGCTCCACACGCGACCGGCGCAGGCCGGATATGCCTCGCCGCTCACGCTGTTGCCGTCGTTCCCGGACCTGCCGATGGAGTCGGTGTACCCGAGGGTCGCGCACACCGATGTTCCAGGGGTGTACGCGCGCGAGGAAGGTCGAGGACGGGCCGTCTACTTCCCCTTCGATATCGATCGGACGTTCTGGGAGGTCCTCTCGCCAGACCACGGGCTGCTGTTGCGCAACGCCGTCCGGTGGGCCTGCAACGAGGATCAACCACTCGTAGTGGAAGGCAAGGGCGTCCTCGACGTGTCGCTCTGGATGCAGAAGGACTCCATCGCTGCGCACCTGGTCAACCTGACCAATCCGATGATGATGAAAGGCCCCGTACAAGAGGTGATTCCTTCGCCGCCGCAGAAGGTCCGGATCCAGGTACCGGCGGGGCGGCGGGTGCGGAAGGTCAGCCTGCTCGTGAGCGACACGCCGGCACGCGCCGACATCTCAGGCCAGACGGTGACGCTCGAACTGGCGTCGGTCGATTTGCACGAAGTCATCGCGCTGGATCTCGACTGA
- a CDS encoding TonB-dependent receptor — MKAVVLVCALAILVPGLCLAQAPAGTIAGVVRDPSSAVVPEARVQAISRATGEVRQTITSEHGEYSFPALLAGEYEVSVAPSGFQRLVRVARTEAGTTTTADLTLQVGDLADSINVDAALPRIRYDSAAVGGVITRDLIERVPLNGRSFLELSKLEPGLQSPTSTNRNRTIVPVLGAPASNVGGPRFTVDGGSVSSVGFGGSQMGFSQEVVQEFQVATVNFDPSAGLSAAGAVNVVTRAGSNDFQGTAFYFLRDHRLAAYPALNRDHDNSDPAFQRQQFGLAMGGPIREGRIFAFGSWERNDQRAVTATTLLIPDFAHLSGITQTPLLGDLASVRVDANITSAHRAFARYSHDRSQAFGPGTAIGPLNAYPSSWSRAAIGADQALLGLTSVLRPTWVSDLRFSYFGISSSIGPGRERDCRDCLGLGAPLISIPEAGLRIGNSSAVDYLGDRFHLSESVTWQGNAHRWRVGVDWEHNSERNFLWRNDPATIVLFSPDAVRAYNTRPDLAAEQRIPLPAAFHTVDDLLQLPLQSLTIGVGEPGVPQENGGDLRRWNTLWLHAQDTWRTHETLTLSYGVGWGFDGVLNDDLEKPPLLAPLFGTDGLGPTRRVWTNVSPTFGLAWTPASDTRTVIRAGAGRYYGTHGLTSSMDAERVALGPPGLQQDFAGTSILNSTPGIPGVAVGRPLNFRGAPTRFTGAHMMAVLAAIRAGLAERLAIADPTVQQIQVSKQASPAIFPVDVPSPSAVHMNAGLQRDVGQGVVLSADLVYRHFVHVPQGGGSFDLNHFDSVRGPVIPECSAAQRDDPQALCSLGPINVQMAPFRFAYKGLLLRADARLPHAVRVLGSYAYSSNTGTNIGNGFNLENWLENRGPAPNDFTHLLNVAGDTQLPWGFQVGFNFAYASAPPFSAYVGGIDFNGDGTAGDLLPGTTVNAFNRGMGRADLERLVDQFNQTHAGEADTQGAVIPRLTLPPRYSFGDNVHGLDLRLSHSFAISPGLRLVVIGEVFNVYNAANLSGHSGDLASAAFGQPVSRAPQAFGSSGPRAFQVATRVSF; from the coding sequence GTGAAAGCCGTCGTGTTGGTTTGCGCACTGGCCATCCTTGTGCCAGGCCTCTGCCTTGCGCAGGCGCCGGCAGGCACGATTGCAGGTGTTGTCCGCGATCCGTCCTCCGCGGTCGTACCCGAAGCGCGGGTGCAAGCGATCAGCCGCGCGACAGGCGAGGTCCGGCAGACGATCACTTCTGAGCACGGCGAGTACAGTTTTCCTGCGCTACTGGCCGGCGAGTACGAGGTCAGCGTCGCCCCGTCCGGCTTTCAGCGGCTCGTTCGTGTTGCCAGGACGGAAGCGGGAACGACGACCACCGCGGACCTCACCCTGCAAGTCGGCGATCTCGCCGATTCGATCAACGTCGACGCGGCCTTGCCACGGATTCGCTACGACTCCGCTGCCGTTGGCGGCGTGATCACTCGGGATCTGATCGAGCGAGTACCTCTCAACGGACGCAGTTTTCTCGAACTCTCCAAGCTCGAGCCGGGACTGCAATCACCAACGAGCACGAACCGCAACCGCACCATCGTGCCTGTCCTTGGGGCGCCCGCATCCAATGTCGGCGGTCCTCGCTTCACCGTCGACGGCGGCAGTGTCTCGTCTGTGGGCTTTGGCGGGTCGCAGATGGGATTCTCACAGGAGGTGGTGCAGGAATTTCAGGTCGCCACGGTGAACTTCGACCCGTCGGCCGGACTCAGCGCCGCAGGCGCCGTCAACGTCGTCACCCGCGCCGGAAGCAACGACTTCCAGGGCACCGCGTTCTACTTTCTCCGCGACCATCGTCTGGCTGCGTATCCTGCGCTCAATCGGGATCACGACAACTCCGATCCGGCATTCCAGCGGCAGCAGTTCGGATTGGCGATGGGCGGACCGATCCGCGAGGGGCGGATCTTCGCGTTCGGCAGTTGGGAGCGCAACGACCAACGGGCTGTGACCGCAACGACGCTGCTGATCCCGGACTTCGCTCACTTGAGTGGTATCACCCAGACTCCACTTCTTGGCGACCTCGCCAGCGTGCGTGTCGACGCGAACATCACGAGTGCCCATCGGGCATTCGCCCGCTACTCCCATGATCGTAGCCAGGCGTTCGGGCCGGGAACCGCGATCGGTCCGTTGAACGCGTATCCATCGAGCTGGAGTCGCGCCGCGATCGGCGCTGATCAGGCTCTCCTGGGCCTGACGAGCGTTCTCCGCCCGACGTGGGTCAGCGATCTCCGCTTCTCGTACTTCGGCATCAGCTCGTCCATCGGGCCCGGCAGAGAACGGGATTGTCGCGATTGCCTCGGACTGGGCGCGCCGTTGATCAGCATTCCGGAGGCTGGCCTGCGTATCGGCAACTCGTCGGCGGTCGACTATCTCGGTGACCGCTTTCATCTGAGCGAATCAGTCACCTGGCAGGGGAATGCGCATCGCTGGCGTGTCGGTGTCGACTGGGAGCACAACTCCGAACGCAATTTCCTGTGGAGGAACGATCCCGCCACGATCGTGTTGTTCTCGCCGGACGCGGTGCGCGCGTACAACACCCGGCCTGACCTTGCCGCGGAGCAGAGAATCCCGCTGCCCGCCGCGTTCCACACGGTGGACGACCTGCTGCAGCTTCCGCTCCAGAGCCTCACGATCGGCGTTGGCGAGCCGGGTGTGCCACAAGAGAACGGCGGAGACCTCCGACGCTGGAATACGCTGTGGCTCCACGCGCAGGACACCTGGAGGACGCATGAGACCCTGACGCTGTCGTATGGAGTGGGCTGGGGTTTCGACGGCGTCCTCAACGACGATCTCGAGAAGCCCCCGCTGCTCGCACCGCTGTTCGGGACGGATGGGCTCGGGCCGACGCGGCGTGTCTGGACGAATGTTTCACCCACGTTCGGTCTGGCGTGGACTCCTGCCTCGGATACGAGAACGGTCATTCGCGCCGGCGCCGGGCGCTATTACGGGACGCACGGCCTGACGAGCAGCATGGACGCGGAGCGCGTGGCGCTGGGTCCGCCTGGTCTCCAGCAGGATTTTGCAGGAACCTCGATTCTCAATTCAACGCCCGGTATTCCTGGAGTGGCCGTCGGGAGGCCGCTGAACTTCCGCGGTGCGCCAACACGCTTCACCGGCGCACACATGATGGCGGTTCTTGCCGCGATCAGGGCCGGACTCGCAGAGAGATTGGCCATCGCCGATCCCACCGTGCAACAGATTCAGGTGAGCAAGCAGGCATCGCCGGCCATCTTTCCTGTCGATGTACCCAGTCCGTCCGCCGTGCACATGAATGCCGGCCTTCAACGCGACGTCGGTCAAGGCGTGGTGTTGAGCGCCGACCTGGTGTATCGCCACTTCGTGCACGTGCCGCAAGGTGGAGGCTCGTTCGACCTCAACCACTTCGACAGCGTGCGCGGCCCCGTGATCCCCGAGTGCAGCGCTGCCCAGCGTGACGACCCGCAGGCGCTGTGCTCCCTTGGTCCGATCAACGTGCAGATGGCTCCTTTTCGCTTCGCGTACAAGGGCCTCCTGTTACGTGCCGACGCACGTCTGCCGCATGCCGTTCGGGTCCTTGGCTCCTATGCGTATTCGAGCAACACCGGAACCAACATCGGCAACGGCTTCAATCTCGAGAACTGGCTCGAGAACCGGGGGCCCGCCCCGAACGACTTCACGCATCTGCTGAACGTCGCCGGCGACACGCAGTTGCCGTGGGGATTCCAGGTGGGCTTCAACTTCGCGTACGCGAGCGCGCCGCCGTTCAGCGCATACGTTGGCGGGATCGACTTCAACGGCGACGGCACTGCCGGGGACCTGTTGCCGGGCACGACAGTGAATGCGTTCAACCGCGGCATGGGACGAGCGGATCTCGAACGGCTCGTCGACCAGTTCAACCAGACCCATGCCGGAGAGGCGGACACCCAGGGTGCGGTCATTCCGAGGTTGACGCTGCCGCCGCGGTATTCGTTCGGCGACAACGTTCACGGACTGGATCTGCGACTGAGCCACTCGTTCGCGATATCGCCAGGCCTGCGTCTGGTCGTCATCGGTGAGGTGTTCAACGTCTACAACGCCGCGAACCTCTCGGGCCACAGCGGTGATCTCGCGAGCGCAGCGTTCGGGCAGCCCGTCAGTCGCGCGCCGCAGGCGTTCGGGTCCAGCGGACCACGCGCCTTTCAAGTGGCGACGAGAGTGAGTTTTTGA
- a CDS encoding tetratricopeptide repeat protein, producing the protein MAADGIDAVVAREALERTLSSAAFARNERQSRFLRFLVERHLEGRDNELKESVIALEVFDRRPDYDPKVDAIVRTEAVRLRARLSKYYETEGRLDPIAIEVPKGGYRPAFHRRAAAPSQSDAGPLSRRRVWAAVGLGAVSVAVAAVAAAAWWLVPPDRGPVTTGRRPYEANVEAYDLYLRGRQVMAAFPARVRPVASSAVAYYEAAIAKDPDYALAYAGMADAFIAVERNMGSRNSLNAWPRAKEAAARALELDPMLSEAHAAMAAIRAREYAWLDAERGFRRGIELNPNNALAHLELGVRVLVVQGRLDEGLSEVHRALAIDPLSPYINTEAGEALLLAGRYGDAVEQVRKAIALDPSRNRAYSLMARALSLEGKPAEALEVLEKSVKLGAPPVATSARTPGAMGAWVTCVEVRAGRRERSLLLDEVRNSPRPATWLAFAYACLEATEQALASLEMALAANEPGIPELLRAPEVSSLRSQARFAVLRKQVGLQP; encoded by the coding sequence GTGGCGGCGGACGGCATTGACGCGGTCGTGGCGCGGGAGGCGCTGGAAAGGACGCTTTCGAGTGCCGCGTTCGCGCGCAACGAACGGCAGTCGCGCTTTCTCCGGTTTCTCGTCGAACGGCACCTCGAAGGACGCGACAACGAGCTGAAGGAATCGGTGATTGCGCTGGAGGTCTTCGACCGCAGGCCGGATTACGACCCGAAGGTGGATGCAATCGTGCGGACCGAGGCGGTACGGCTTCGCGCGCGGTTGAGCAAGTACTACGAGACAGAAGGCCGTCTCGACCCGATTGCCATCGAAGTACCCAAGGGGGGCTATAGGCCGGCCTTCCATCGGCGTGCGGCTGCCCCATCCCAATCGGACGCTGGTCCATTGTCTCGCCGGCGCGTCTGGGCGGCGGTTGGTCTGGGCGCGGTCTCGGTCGCGGTTGCGGCCGTCGCAGCGGCCGCGTGGTGGTTGGTGCCGCCGGATCGAGGCCCTGTTACGACCGGCCGGCGCCCATACGAGGCGAACGTCGAAGCCTACGACCTCTACCTCCGCGGCCGGCAGGTCATGGCGGCCTTCCCCGCGCGCGTCCGCCCGGTGGCCAGTTCAGCCGTGGCGTACTACGAGGCCGCCATCGCCAAGGACCCCGACTACGCCCTCGCGTACGCCGGCATGGCCGATGCGTTCATCGCAGTGGAACGCAACATGGGCTCCCGGAACTCGCTCAACGCGTGGCCACGGGCGAAAGAGGCGGCTGCGCGCGCCCTCGAGCTCGACCCGATGCTCTCCGAAGCGCACGCCGCGATGGCCGCGATTCGCGCCCGCGAGTATGCGTGGCTGGATGCGGAGCGCGGCTTTCGACGCGGCATCGAGCTGAACCCGAACAACGCCCTTGCGCACCTCGAGCTCGGTGTACGGGTCCTCGTCGTGCAGGGGCGCCTCGACGAGGGCCTGAGCGAAGTCCATCGGGCCCTGGCGATCGATCCCCTTTCGCCGTACATCAACACGGAAGCTGGGGAAGCCCTGCTGTTGGCGGGACGCTACGGTGACGCCGTCGAGCAGGTCCGCAAGGCCATTGCATTGGACCCCAGCCGGAACAGGGCCTACAGCTTGATGGCGCGAGCGCTCTCACTGGAGGGAAAGCCCGCGGAGGCACTCGAGGTACTCGAGAAGAGCGTCAAACTGGGAGCGCCGCCGGTCGCAACCTCCGCGAGAACGCCGGGCGCGATGGGCGCCTGGGTGACCTGCGTCGAGGTACGGGCGGGTCGACGCGAAAGGTCGCTGTTGCTCGACGAGGTCCGTAACTCCCCCAGGCCCGCGACTTGGTTGGCGTTTGCTTACGCGTGCCTCGAGGCGACGGAGCAGGCGCTCGCGTCGCTCGAGATGGCGCTCGCCGCCAATGAGCCCGGCATTCCTGAGCTCCTCCGGGCCCCGGAGGTGTCGTCGCTGCGATCGCAGGCGCGGTTCGCCGTGCTGCGCAAGCAGGTCGGCCTGCAGCCGTAG
- a CDS encoding carboxypeptidase-like regulatory domain-containing protein codes for MNTFCRTALPILLPTVLLACDGRGPTEPTTVTQPTAAGQPAPPPPPGQTFNVAGVVTDERGAPMAGAVVTMAHWVGGHVEFPSVSTDATGGYAISFTANPLGSSFVARAQVVAEGYEEYWRSLMGTGGTTFTETFRLHRVTRMTAGDAMTLSVPPDTGECRGWVAEVCPIVRVVVPTDGRLRIEVIPSDGSAPTPPVEVCCVRGSEEYGNPITVPVAAGVELEVKVGMPRGYTTIQSFRVMTAFEAS; via the coding sequence ATGAACACGTTCTGTCGGACAGCCCTCCCTATCCTCCTGCCGACGGTGCTGCTGGCCTGCGATGGCCGCGGGCCAACGGAACCAACGACAGTGACGCAGCCGACCGCAGCCGGGCAACCGGCGCCGCCACCGCCACCCGGGCAGACCTTCAACGTCGCCGGCGTGGTCACCGACGAACGTGGCGCGCCGATGGCGGGTGCGGTGGTGACGATGGCGCATTGGGTGGGGGGCCACGTGGAATTCCCGTCGGTGTCGACCGATGCGACCGGTGGCTACGCGATCAGCTTCACGGCCAATCCTTTGGGGAGCAGCTTCGTGGCACGGGCGCAGGTGGTTGCGGAAGGCTACGAGGAATACTGGCGCAGTCTCATGGGCACTGGTGGGACGACTTTCACCGAAACGTTTCGTCTGCATCGCGTCACGCGCATGACCGCTGGAGATGCAATGACGCTGTCGGTTCCGCCGGATACCGGCGAGTGCCGCGGCTGGGTGGCCGAGGTGTGCCCGATTGTGCGCGTGGTAGTGCCGACGGACGGCAGGTTGCGGATTGAGGTCATCCCGAGTGACGGCAGCGCTCCAACGCCGCCAGTGGAGGTCTGTTGCGTCCGTGGCAGCGAGGAATACGGCAACCCCATTACCGTGCCTGTTGCGGCTGGCGTCGAACTCGAGGTGAAGGTGGGGATGCCGCGGGGGTACACGACAATCCAGTCGTTTCGCGTGATGACGGCGTTTGAAGCCTCCTGA